From a region of the Narcine bancroftii isolate sNarBan1 chromosome 5, sNarBan1.hap1, whole genome shotgun sequence genome:
- the glyctk gene encoding LOW QUALITY PROTEIN: glycerate kinase (The sequence of the model RefSeq protein was modified relative to this genomic sequence to represent the inferred CDS: inserted 1 base in 1 codon) produces MVYSFRRYXWLCSNHSFISKKWQLKRHLISTPVTSRKMSLKQKALEIFQTAINTVLPENIIRNNIRIEGERLLIQNQSFPIHKNVHLAGFGKAVMGMAAAAEQILGDHLVQGVISVPTGIQNVLRLAGKENMLLRSQTKIKVMEGAQHNLPDENALKAANSIRNLAEELTEDDLLLVLISGGGSALLPAPIPPVTLEEKLYLTKQLASKGATIQELNTVRKSLSLLKGGGLARAAYPAQVVSLVLSDVIGDSLEFIASGPTVSDMQSWENSCKVLSKYHISSMPKSVKEVLSQSRTRMEQEEPQDFSHVFNFIVGSNAIALEEAKRKSESLGYNNSILSTGVSGDVRTVARLYSLLIRYVCSVRSSKCVQASNLKDEMLQIIGNLELPDFRLDSCVEFLDTLSCEKPVCLLAGGETTVQLQGKGKGGRNQELALHVALELHQAKSKIPDDPITKHEIVFLSGGTDGQDGPTEAAGAFAYTELVENSIHEGLDIEDFLNRNDSFTFFSKFNKGADLIVTGLTSTNVMDVQAILIQPKGI; encoded by the exons ATGGTCTATTCATTCAGAAGAT TATGGCTTTGTTCCAATCATTCATTCATTTCTAAGAAATGGCAACTGAAGAGACACTTAATAAGTACCCCTGTAACCAGCAGAAAAATGTCTCTTAAACAGAAGGCTCTGGAGATCTTTCAGACTGCAATCAATACTGTTTTACCTGAAAACATAATCAGAAATAATATTCGCATAGAAGGGGAGAGGCTTTTGATACAAAATCAATCTTTTCCAATCCATAAGAATGTCCACCTTGCTGGATTTGGGAAGGCTGTGATGGGAATGGCAGCAGCTGCGGAACAGATACTAGGAGACCACTTGGTCCAAGGAGTGATCAGTGTTCCCACCGGAATTCAGAATGTTCTTCGACTGGCTGGAAAAGA GAACATGCTTTTAAGATCTCAGACAAAAATAAAGGTAATGGAAGGAGCCCAACATAATCTCCCTGATGAGAACGCTTTAAAAGCAGCAAACAGTATCCGTAACCTAGCAGAAGAGCTTACTGAAGATGACTTGTTACTTGTGCTGATTTCAG GAGGGGGATCTGCTTTATTGCCAGCTCCTATCCCCCCTGTCACTTTGGAGGAGAAACTGTATCTGACAAAACAACTTGCCTCCAAAGGCGCAACTATTCAGGAACTCAACACCGTTCGcaagtctctctctctgttgAAGGGTGGCGGTTTGGCCAGAGCTGCCTATCCTGCACAG GTGGTGAGCCTTGTCCTATCTGATGTTATTGGTGATAGTTTGGAGTTCATTGCTAGTGGCCCAACCGTATCTGATATGCAAAGTTGGGAAAATAGTTGCAAGGTTTTATCAAAATACCACATATCATCCATGCCAAAATCTGTGAAAGAAGTTTTATCTCAGTCCAGAACAAGAATGGAACAAGAAGAACCCCAAGATTTTTCTCATGTTTTCAATTTTATTGTGGGATCAAATGCAATTGCCTTAGAAGAAGCAAAACGTAAATCTGAAAGCTTGGGTTACAACAATTCTATCTTGTCTACTGGAGTGAGTGGCGATGTCAGGACTGTGGCCAGACTGTACAGTCTTTTGATCAGATATGTATGCTCAGTTCGCAGTTCAAAATGTGTACAGGCAAGCAATCTGAAAGATGAGATGCTGCAGATCATTGGAAACTTGGAGCTTCCTGATTTCCGACTAGACAGCTGTGTGGAGTTCTTGGATACATTAAGCTGTGAGAAACCAGTATGCCTTTTAGCAGGAGGTGAAACAACAGTTCAGCTCCAGGGCAAAGGGAAAGGGGGTCGAAATCAGGAGCTGGCCTTGCATGTAGCCTTAGAACTGCACCAAGCAAAATCAAAGATTCCAGATGATCCCATAACAAAGCATGAAATTGTTTTTCTTAGTGGTggaactgatggacaagatgGACCTACTGAAGCTGCTGGGGCATTTGCTTACACTGAACTGGTTGAAAATTCTATCCATGAAGGACTTGATATAGAGGACTTCTTAAATCGCAATGATTCCTTTACTTTCTTTAGCAAGTTCAATAAAGGAGCAGATCTAATTGTGACAGGCCTGACAAGTACCAATGTCATGGAtgtacaggcaattcttattcaaCCAAAGGGAATTTAA